The region CTGTGTGCAATTAAACACCCATCTTTAACATAATTTTTATTTCTGGTGATGATCACAGTAGTTCTGTTTGGTAAAGGCCTACCAATAGATTCAAAAGTATTTCTACCCATTAAAATATAATGACCAGTCGTTCGTTTTTTAAAACGCTTTAGATCTGCAGGTAAATGCCAAATTAAATCATTATTTTTTCCTAAGGCATTATTTTTTGCAATTGCTGCTATTATCGTAATCATCTTAATTTGCTATATAATACCCATTAAACTTTACTTTAAAAGGGAGTATAAACTCTATGCTCACTTCTTTATGATCCTTTTGGGCTAATTTTTCTACTTCAATTTTCTCAATAGCTTCCATAAATTTTTCATGAAGCTTCTTTTTTTTAATATTTGATTTTAAAACTTTCAACTTTTTATTTTTATCTAATCGAATTTTAAAGTAAAATTTTACATCCGACTTAAAAGAGCTTTGAGTTTTAGGGTCCAAACTTTTAATGATTTCTTTTTGCATAAAAGCGTTAAAACTAGCCTTATTATTTTTTAGAGAATCTACAACTTTTCTATGCACAAATTCAGGATAATGATCTACTTCTGTTAATTTTACTGTTGTATTTTTATCAAAATGTACATCTTGCGAAAAAACGGTCATCGAAAAACATAAAAAAAGGACTCCTAATATATTTTTCATCGTACAAAAATAAGTCAAATGTTTTGAGATTTCACGTTTTTTAATAAATTACATAAAAAAGAACGCATTAACGAAACCGTTTTCGAGCTAAAATTACTAAAAATAAAGCAAAAAGAAATGCTATTAATTTTAAAAAACCAATAATTAAATTCTACTTTTATTTTGAATTATCTGTAAATAATATATACATTTTATAAAACTGATAATTTTTTCTTCTTATTATCGCATATAGTTTGTAATAACAATCTTCTTACCTACATTTACCCTATAATTTAATCTAATAATTATGGCAATTAAAAAACAATTTTTAAAAAGTAAACCAGTTTGTAAAGTAACTTTTACGGTACCTGCTGAAGAAGCTAGTAGTGTTGCAGTAGTTGGAAGTTTTAATGAGTGGAATGTAGAAGCGACACCTCTTAAAAAATTAAAAAATGGATCTTTTAAGGGTACTATTGATTTAGAAACAGGCAGTTCTTATGAATTCAGATATTTAGTTGACGGCGAATATGTTAATGAACAAGAAGCAGATGGTACTGTTTGGAGTGATTTTGCTGGCGCAGAAAACAGCTTATTAAGCTTATAACTGCATGTAAGCATAAAATAAAAGAGCTTTGAATTAATTTTGAAAGCTCTTTTTTGCTTTGGCAGTAGTTTCTATATCGCAACGACTCCTTTTATATGAGGATGAGGATTGTAGTCTGATAGCTCAAAATCATCAAACGAAAAATCTTCTATGTCTGTGATATCTGGATTTATTGTCATTTTTGGTAAAGGCCTAACATCTCTAGACAACTGTAATTCTAATTGTTTTATATGGTTGTTATAAATATGTGCATCTCCAAAAGTATGGATAAAATCACCTGCCTCATAACCACAAACTTGTGCAATCATCATCGTAAACAAAGCATAAGAAGCAATATTAAAAGGAACTCCTAAAAATATATCTGCACTTCTTTGGTACAACTGACACGATAATTTTCCTTCAGAAACATAAAACTGAAAAAAGGCATGGCAAGGAGGTAGCGCTGCTTTTCCATTGGCAACATTATCAGCAAAAGAAATGCTGGTATCTGGCAATACTGATGGGTTCCAAGCAGAAATAAGCATTCTTCTAGAATCAGGATTTTTCTTTAAAGTATCAATCACTTCTTTTAACTGATCTACTTCATCGCTGTTCCAGTTTCGCCATTGGTGGCCGTAAACTGGACCTAGATCTCCATGTTTATCCGCCCAAGAGTTCCATATTTTTACACCGTTTTCTTGTAAGTATTTAATATTCGTATCCCCTTTTATAAACCAAAGCAATTCATAAATAATAGATTTTAAATGTAACTTTTTAGTCGTTACCATCGGGAAACCCTCACTTAAATCAAAACGCATTTGATATCCAAAAACACTTTTTGTTCCGGTTCCTGTTCTATCTCCTTTTTCGTTTCCGTTTTCTAAAACGTGTTTTACTAAATCGTGATATTGTTTCATAAGCCCATCTGAATCTTCCCAAAGGGAAGAAACACTCTTGTGTTAAAAATTAACTGTAAAAATAGAAAAAGCATCAGTAATTCTATAATTTATTTTTTTAAACCTATTTAAAAAGTCAATAAAGTTATACAAAATTACACCAATACTTTAGAAGTTTAACAATACATTTCAGAAGGTTACGGCGTAATTTCATAGGGATTATTGTTCTTTCCTTTATTCTGAAAATATAAAATATTTCTTCCCTAAAAATTGAGTTTTTTACTTGAACTTAAGTTATAATTGTGGTAAGAACCGTAAAAATTAATGACCTTTTATTTATTTTCCATTTCAGGGAAATATCCTCAAGGAAAAGTGGATTTACCCTATAATCATTCCTGCAATGGTTGCAGACATTAAAGAAGCAATGGTACCCCCTAATAAAGCCTTCATTCCAAATTCTGATAATGTTTTACGCTGACCTGGCGCTAAAGAACCTATCCCTCCTATTTGTATCCCTATCGAGGCGAAATTTGCAAAGCCACATAACATATACGTTGCCATAATGATAGATTTGTTAAACGTTAAATGCGTGGCACTTGCTACGTTTTTTAATTCTGCTAGTTGAATATAACCGACAAACTCACTTGCCGCCAATTTTATCCCTAATAATTGTCCCATTAAAGCAATATCTTCGGATGCAACACCAATTAGCCACATTAAGGGCGCAAAAATATATCCTAAGATGGCTTCTAACGAAAGTGCTTCATAAGCAGTATTTACTGCCATCCAAGAGTTTAGAGTTGTAATATCTCCTACCCATCCTAAGATTCCGTTAAGCATAGCAATTACAGCGACAAAAACCAATAACATTGCACCGACATTTACCGCCAATCGCAAACCCTCTGTAGTTCCGTTTGCAATGGCATCTAAAATATTTGAGCCTATTTTTTCTTGAGAAACTGTAACATCTGTATTGACTTCTTCCGTTTGCGGGTACAACATTTTAGAAATTACAATAGCGCCAGGCGCTGCCATTACAGAGGCTGCTAATAAATGTTTGGCAAAAATGAGCTCTAATTCCTTATCACCACCACCCAAGAAGCCAATATAGGCCGCCAAAACTGCTCCGGCCACTGTTGCCATACCTCCAATCATCACCAATAACATTTCTGACCTATTCATTTTCTCTAAATAAGCTTTGATTAGCAATGGTGCTTCGGTTTGCCCTAAAAAGATATTTCCGGCAACAGACAAACTTTCCATCCCAGAGATTCCTAAAAATTTTGACAATCCAATTGCCAATATTTTTACCACTTTCTGAATAATTCCTAAATAAAACAACAAAGAAGTTAGTGCCGAGAAGAATATAATTGTTGGTAATACTTGAAAAGCAAAAATGTATCCAAATTTATTCATATCACCAACCATACCTGCAAATAAGAATTCACTACCAGCTTTGGTATATTCTAAAATTTCAATAAAAATACTCCCAATAAATTCGAATATTTTCTGAATAAATTTTACTTTTAAAACCCCCACTGCAATTAATAATTGCAAGGACAAACCAATTCCTACTTTTTTCCAATCGATGGCTTTTCTGTTACTGCTGAATAAAAAAGCGATTAAAATCAGAGCAAACATTCCTAAAACTCCTCGCCATAAACTATTTAAAGAAAACCCTTGACTCGGAATAATTTCAGTTAATGTAGAAACTACCTCTGTATTTTGAGAAAAAGTTGAAATGGATAAGAAGCAAAAAACAAAAACAAGTATTTTTTTCATGATAAAAATGTAATTTTAAGAACGCTTACTTATCTCGTCTCTTATTTTTGCTGCTAATTCGTAATTTTCATTATCCACGGCAGTATGTAATTGCTTTTGTAATTCTTTTAAAGTAAGATTTGAAAAATTGCCAGTATCTTTAATGTCTACTTTCTCTGTTTCTAGCGATACCTCCTTAGACCCAAACTTATTTTCAATGGCCATTTCTTCATCAACTTTTAGATAAATTCCCGCTTTATCTATAATATTTTCATACGTAAAAATAGGTGCATCAAACCGAACAGCAATGGCAATAGCATCAGAAGTTCTTGTATCTATGATTTCTTCTTTGCCTTCTCTTTCACAGATTAAACTAGAAAAGAAAACACCATCTACTAATTTATGAATAATAACCTCTTTAATATTGATATCAAAAGCATCAGAAAATGTTTTGAATAAATCGTGCGTAAGTGGTCTTGGTGGTCTTATTTCTGATTCTAAAGCGATGGCTATCGATTGTGCTTCAAAAGCTCCGATTATTATAGGCAAGGTTCTTGCCCCATCTATTTCACTCAAAACCAATGCGTAAGCACCACTTTGAGTTTGGCTGTAAGAAATACCTTTAATGGTTAATTGTATTAAACTCATATATTTTGATCCAAAAAACGATACTATTTAAAATTGATATCGTCATTTACTGTCATTATAAACAATTAAAGTTCTCTTTAAATTGAAATCGACTTCATAAAAAAATCAAGTTCATCAGAACTGTTAGCAATGACAAAATTCTTTATTTTTGTTCTTCTTTTTGACGGCACAATTTAATAAAAATAATAGATTGATAACTTTTATTTCATCAGTTTTTAAAAAAGAAAAATCCTATTGATAATTATACCAAGAGGATTTTATGCATAAACTATGTTTGAATATTTGAATTAAGCTTGCTTAAAAGCTTTTAACTTCTCGATTAATTTGGGTACAACCTCAAAAGCATCACCAACAATACCGTAATCTGCAGCTTTAAAGAAAGGTGCTTCAGGATCTGTGTTAATGACTACTTTTACTTTAGATGCATTAATACCTGCCAAATGCTGAATGGCTCCAGAAATTCCGATGGCAATATACAAATTAGTCGCTACAGGCTTCCCGGTTTGACCTACATGTTCTCCGTGAGGACGCCATCCTAAATCTGAAACAGGCTTAGAGCAGGCTGTAGCGGCACCTAAAACACCAGCTAATTCCTCAATCATACCCCAATTTTCAGGCCCTTTTAAACCCCGTCCTGCAGAAACAACTACATCTGCATCTGCAATCGTTACTTGTCCTGTAACTCGTTCTACTTTTTCAGATTTTACACCAGAATCTGCAATTGTAGCATCAAAACTTTCTGTGGTTCCTGTTACTGGGTTTTCAAAAACTCCGTAAGAATTTTGAGCAACTCCAATCACCTTAGTATCCGCTGCTATTACTGTATTGCTAAAAGCTTTGTTAGAAAACGCCTTTCTTTTCACAGTAAAAGGACTTGTAGAACTCGGCAACGCTACTACATTAGAAACATAACCTGCATCTAGTGCAACTGCTAAGATAGGTGCAACATGCAAAGTATCGATACTAGAATCTAAAATAACTACGGATGAATTTTGAGCATCTGCAACTTGTTGAATTACCGAAGCATATGCTTTTGCATTAAAAGTTGATAAAGCATCGTTTGTAACTGAAAATACTTTGTCCGCTCCATAGGTATACAAAGTTTCTGTATTATTTGCATTTATGGTTACAACAACTACAGTACTTCCGAGTTGTTCTGCTACCTTTTTTCCATAAGAAACTACTTCAAAAGCATTTTTCTTAAATTTTCCGTCTGTTGAATTGGCAAAAACTAAAACTGACATATTTTATATTGTTTTTTATCCTGAACTCGTTTCAGGAATTTATTATTGTTCGTTAAATCTTAAGAAAGACACTGAAACAAGTTCAGCTTAATTTATTTTATTTTTGCAAAAAAAAATTAAATAACTTTTGCTTCGTTATGCAATAAGTTAATCAACTCATCTATATTATCTGCAGCTACTAACTTTACGGCTCCTTTTGGCGCTGGCTTTTCAAATGATGCTATAGATGTGGCATTTTCCCCTGCAACCGGTTCTAAAACTTTTAAGGGTTTTTTACGAGCCATCATAATTCCGCGCATATTTGGAATTCGCAAATCTTTCTCTTCTACAATTCCTTTTTGACCTGCAACGACCATAGGCAAAGAAGCTGTTAAAGACTCATTCCCGCCATCAATTTCTCTTGTTAATGAAACTGCAGTTCCATCAACTTCCATCCCTACACAACCATTTACAAAATTAAAATCTAATAAAGAAGCTAACATCCCAGGAACCATTCCTCCATTATAATCTATGGATTCTCTTCCTGCTAAAACCAAATCATAACCTCCATTTTTCACAACTTCTGCCAATTGTTTTGCAACCGATAACCCATCAACAGACTCCATATTTACACGAATCGCATCATCAGCACCAATTGCCAAAGCTTTTCTTAAGGTAGGTTCTGTAGCAGCTGTACCAACATTTACAACAGTTACACTTGCACCTTGCTTTTCTTTAAACCACATGGCTCTTGTTAAACAGAATTCGTCGTATGGATTAATCACAAACTGAACTCCGTTTGTATCAAACTTTGTATCATTTTCTGTAAAATTAATTTTTGAAGTAGTATCAGGCACATTACTTATACACACCAATATTTTCATAATTGTATTTTTTAATCTTTGTTAGAAGGCAAAGCTACATCTTTTTTTTAAAAAATACTATGCATGCATAGTATTTTTGTTTTATTTAACAATTTTCGAAAACGATTGAGTAATTATAGTAACTCAAAAATGTTAGTTTATAAAATGGAACTAAAAAAATTGATAATTATTTGCTTACTTTTGCTATCAATAATATTTACAACGAAAATATAGATGAAAACAGTTCAATTCAGAGAAGCAATTTGCGAAGCAATGAGCGAAGAAATGCGCAGAGATGAAAGCATATATTTAATGGGTGAAGAAGTTGCCGAATATAATGGTGCTTACAAAGCAAGTAAAGGAATGCTAGAAGAATTTGGCGCTAAAAGAGTTATCGATACTCCGATTGCTGAATTAGGTTTTGCAGGCATTGCTATTGGTTCTGCCATGAATGGTAACAGACCTATTGTAGAATATATGACGTTTAACTTCTCTTTAGTAGGAATTGATCAAATTATAAATAACGCAGCAAAAATTAGACAAATGTCTGGTGGGCAATTTAATTGTCCTATTGTGTTTAGAGGTCCTACAGCTTCTGCAGGTCAATTAGGCGCTACACACTCACAAGCTTTTGAAAACTGGTTTGCAAATACACCGGGTTTAAAAGTAATTGTACCTTCGAATCCTTATGATGCAAAAGGTTTATTAAAAGCAGCCATTAGAGATGATGATCCGGTAATTTTTATGGAATCTGAGCAGATGTATGGCGATAAAATGGAGATTCCTGAAGGAGAATATATCATTCCTATTGGAGTTGCAGAGATTAAAAGAGCTGGTACAGACGTTACCGTGGTTTCTTTTGGAAAAATTATAAAAGAAGCTTATAAGGCAGCTGAAGAATTAGCCAAAGAAAATATTTCGATCGAAATTATCGATTTAAGAACGGTTCGCCCAATGGATCATGATGCTATTTTAAAGTCTGTTAAAAAAACAAATAGGTTAGTCGTTTTAGAAGAAG is a window of Polaribacter litorisediminis DNA encoding:
- a CDS encoding isoamylase early set domain-containing protein codes for the protein MAIKKQFLKSKPVCKVTFTVPAEEASSVAVVGSFNEWNVEATPLKKLKNGSFKGTIDLETGSSYEFRYLVDGEYVNEQEADGTVWSDFAGAENSLLSL
- a CDS encoding thymidylate synthase; the protein is MKQYHDLVKHVLENGNEKGDRTGTGTKSVFGYQMRFDLSEGFPMVTTKKLHLKSIIYELLWFIKGDTNIKYLQENGVKIWNSWADKHGDLGPVYGHQWRNWNSDEVDQLKEVIDTLKKNPDSRRMLISAWNPSVLPDTSISFADNVANGKAALPPCHAFFQFYVSEGKLSCQLYQRSADIFLGVPFNIASYALFTMMIAQVCGYEAGDFIHTFGDAHIYNNHIKQLELQLSRDVRPLPKMTINPDITDIEDFSFDDFELSDYNPHPHIKGVVAI
- a CDS encoding NupC/NupG family nucleoside CNT transporter; protein product: MKKILVFVFCFLSISTFSQNTEVVSTLTEIIPSQGFSLNSLWRGVLGMFALILIAFLFSSNRKAIDWKKVGIGLSLQLLIAVGVLKVKFIQKIFEFIGSIFIEILEYTKAGSEFLFAGMVGDMNKFGYIFAFQVLPTIIFFSALTSLLFYLGIIQKVVKILAIGLSKFLGISGMESLSVAGNIFLGQTEAPLLIKAYLEKMNRSEMLLVMIGGMATVAGAVLAAYIGFLGGGDKELELIFAKHLLAASVMAAPGAIVISKMLYPQTEEVNTDVTVSQEKIGSNILDAIANGTTEGLRLAVNVGAMLLVFVAVIAMLNGILGWVGDITTLNSWMAVNTAYEALSLEAILGYIFAPLMWLIGVASEDIALMGQLLGIKLAASEFVGYIQLAELKNVASATHLTFNKSIIMATYMLCGFANFASIGIQIGGIGSLAPGQRKTLSEFGMKALLGGTIASLMSATIAGMIIG
- a CDS encoding electron transfer flavoprotein subunit beta/FixA family protein; protein product: MKILVCISNVPDTTSKINFTENDTKFDTNGVQFVINPYDEFCLTRAMWFKEKQGASVTVVNVGTAATEPTLRKALAIGADDAIRVNMESVDGLSVAKQLAEVVKNGGYDLVLAGRESIDYNGGMVPGMLASLLDFNFVNGCVGMEVDGTAVSLTREIDGGNESLTASLPMVVAGQKGIVEEKDLRIPNMRGIMMARKKPLKVLEPVAGENATSIASFEKPAPKGAVKLVAADNIDELINLLHNEAKVI
- a CDS encoding pyruvate dehydrogenase complex E1 component subunit beta, with product MKTVQFREAICEAMSEEMRRDESIYLMGEEVAEYNGAYKASKGMLEEFGAKRVIDTPIAELGFAGIAIGSAMNGNRPIVEYMTFNFSLVGIDQIINNAAKIRQMSGGQFNCPIVFRGPTASAGQLGATHSQAFENWFANTPGLKVIVPSNPYDAKGLLKAAIRDDDPVIFMESEQMYGDKMEIPEGEYIIPIGVAEIKRAGTDVTVVSFGKIIKEAYKAAEELAKENISIEIIDLRTVRPMDHDAILKSVKKTNRLVVLEEAWPFASVASEITYRIQDQAFDYLDAPIKRITTADTPAPYSPVLLEKWIPNHNDVIKAVKEVLYIK
- a CDS encoding bifunctional nuclease family protein; protein product: MSLIQLTIKGISYSQTQSGAYALVLSEIDGARTLPIIIGAFEAQSIAIALESEIRPPRPLTHDLFKTFSDAFDINIKEVIIHKLVDGVFFSSLICEREGKEEIIDTRTSDAIAIAVRFDAPIFTYENIIDKAGIYLKVDEEMAIENKFGSKEVSLETEKVDIKDTGNFSNLTLKELQKQLHTAVDNENYELAAKIRDEISKRS
- a CDS encoding electron transfer flavoprotein subunit alpha/FixB family protein, whose protein sequence is MSVLVFANSTDGKFKKNAFEVVSYGKKVAEQLGSTVVVVTINANNTETLYTYGADKVFSVTNDALSTFNAKAYASVIQQVADAQNSSVVILDSSIDTLHVAPILAVALDAGYVSNVVALPSSTSPFTVKRKAFSNKAFSNTVIAADTKVIGVAQNSYGVFENPVTGTTESFDATIADSGVKSEKVERVTGQVTIADADVVVSAGRGLKGPENWGMIEELAGVLGAATACSKPVSDLGWRPHGEHVGQTGKPVATNLYIAIGISGAIQHLAGINASKVKVVINTDPEAPFFKAADYGIVGDAFEVVPKLIEKLKAFKQA